One window of Cohnella hashimotonis genomic DNA carries:
- the glgB gene encoding 1,4-alpha-glucan branching protein GlgB, giving the protein MTTGTASVSQHDLYLYNNGELFRAYRAFGAHPCERDGERGTRFAVWAPHAREVRVAGEFNGWRGESHPLSLSGTTGVWQGFLGGIGEGTAYKYEIVDASGRVFLKSDPFAFFSELRPGTASVVANLDNYDWGDHSWQERRSRNKPYERPMLIYEVHLGSWRIDGPEQFWSYERLAHELVDYVADNGYTHIEILPVTEHPFDRSWGYQTTGYYSATSRYGHPDGLKKLVDRCHQRGIGVLLDWVPGHFCKDDHGLRRFDGQPLYEPGDWRVAEKPLWGTLAFDFGRPEVQSFLISNALFWMDVYHIDGIRVDAVASMIDLNFDKPPEMHTRNKRGGIENLDALSWIRKLNEVVFRYYPDALVIAEDSSAWPGVTAPVYLGGLGFNYKWNMGWMNDMLKYMETDPAHRPGVHNLATFSMMYAYAENYVLPLSHDEVVHGKRSLLNKMPGAYEQKFANLRLFYGYWMTHPGKKLLFMGGEFGQYDEWKDLGELDWPVLRYPLHDSMRRFTRDLGSFYRNEAALWEQDHSPEGFKWIDADNAAQSVLSYIRFGKKRKTHLVAVCNFSAAPYPVFRLGVPTGASYRLALNSDAADYGGTGAAMSRKFKAERNPMHGQPFSMEIVLPPLTFLLFEPDASAED; this is encoded by the coding sequence ATGACGACCGGTACGGCATCGGTATCGCAGCATGATCTGTATTTGTACAACAACGGAGAATTGTTTCGCGCTTATCGCGCTTTTGGCGCGCATCCGTGCGAACGGGACGGCGAGCGCGGCACGCGGTTCGCCGTATGGGCGCCGCATGCCCGCGAAGTCCGCGTGGCCGGCGAATTTAACGGGTGGCGCGGAGAGTCGCACCCCTTGAGCCTATCGGGAACGACCGGCGTATGGCAGGGGTTCTTGGGAGGCATCGGCGAGGGGACGGCTTACAAGTACGAGATCGTTGACGCTTCCGGCCGCGTTTTCCTCAAATCGGACCCGTTCGCATTCTTCTCGGAACTTCGCCCGGGAACCGCTTCCGTTGTGGCGAATTTGGATAATTATGATTGGGGAGACCATTCGTGGCAAGAGAGGAGGAGCCGGAATAAGCCTTACGAACGGCCGATGCTCATCTACGAAGTTCACCTGGGCTCCTGGCGAATCGACGGTCCCGAGCAGTTCTGGTCCTACGAGCGTCTTGCGCACGAGCTCGTCGATTATGTCGCGGATAACGGGTATACGCATATTGAGATATTGCCGGTCACGGAGCACCCGTTCGACCGCTCCTGGGGCTATCAGACGACAGGCTACTATTCGGCGACCAGCAGGTACGGTCATCCCGACGGACTCAAAAAACTCGTTGACCGGTGTCATCAGCGCGGCATCGGCGTTCTCCTGGATTGGGTGCCCGGACATTTTTGCAAGGACGATCACGGACTGCGCCGCTTCGACGGCCAGCCGCTCTACGAACCCGGCGATTGGCGCGTCGCAGAGAAGCCCCTGTGGGGCACGCTTGCCTTCGACTTCGGCCGTCCCGAAGTTCAGAGCTTCCTCATCTCGAACGCGCTCTTCTGGATGGACGTGTACCATATCGACGGCATCCGGGTAGACGCCGTGGCGAGCATGATCGACCTGAACTTCGACAAGCCGCCTGAGATGCATACGAGAAACAAGCGCGGCGGCATCGAGAATCTTGACGCCTTGTCCTGGATCCGAAAGCTGAACGAGGTCGTATTCCGCTATTATCCCGACGCGCTCGTCATCGCCGAGGATTCCTCGGCCTGGCCGGGCGTGACGGCTCCCGTCTACCTCGGGGGGCTGGGGTTCAACTACAAGTGGAACATGGGCTGGATGAACGACATGCTTAAATACATGGAGACCGATCCGGCGCATCGTCCGGGGGTGCACAATCTGGCGACCTTTTCCATGATGTACGCCTATGCCGAGAACTACGTGCTTCCGCTGTCTCACGACGAAGTCGTGCACGGCAAGCGATCGCTTCTGAACAAGATGCCGGGCGCTTACGAGCAGAAGTTTGCGAATCTGCGGCTTTTCTACGGCTATTGGATGACCCACCCGGGCAAAAAGCTGCTTTTCATGGGCGGGGAGTTCGGACAGTACGACGAGTGGAAGGACCTGGGCGAGCTGGATTGGCCGGTGCTCCGATATCCGCTGCACGATTCGATGCGGCGGTTCACGCGGGATCTCGGTTCGTTTTACCGGAACGAGGCCGCGTTGTGGGAGCAGGACCACTCGCCCGAAGGTTTTAAATGGATCGATGCGGATAATGCCGCCCAGAGCGTGCTTTCCTATATCCGGTTTGGCAAGAAAAGAAAAACGCATCTCGTGGCCGTCTGCAACTTTTCGGCAGCCCCGTATCCGGTGTTTCGCCTGGGCGTGCCGACGGGCGCTTCCTACCGTCTGGCACTCAATAGCGACGCCGCCGATTATGGCGGAACCGGCGCGGCAATGTCCCGCAAGTTCAAGGCAGAACGGAATCCGATGCACGGCCAGCCCTTCAGCATGGAGATCGTACTGCCTCCGCTGACGTTTCTGCTCTTTGAGCCGGACGCGTCCGCGGAGGACTAG
- a CDS encoding glucose-1-phosphate adenylyltransferase — protein sequence MHKSECIAMLLAGGEGRRLGVLTKDLAKPAVHFGGKYRIIDFTLSNCVNSGIDTVGVLTQYQPLVLNQYLGIGSPWGLDRRGGGMHVLPPYVRSKGGTWYKGTANAIYQNMGFIEGYDPEYVLIISGDHIYKMDYDELLESHKRNRADATIAVITVPWAEASRFGILSVDEDDRVVEFAEKPKKPNSNLASMGVYIFSWKVLKEALIRDEATQGSSNDFGKDIIPTLLQDGARLFTHRFDGYWKDVGTIDSLWEANMDLLEDEPALNLNDRSWRIYSVNPNMPAHYLSPSSSVQSSLINEGCVVEGTINRSVLFQCVTVGEGSFIEDSVIMPNAKIGKNVRIVRAIVGDGAIVGDGCVVGSVDAAEIAVVGSGDRIEVEAELEEAKS from the coding sequence ATGCATAAAAGCGAATGCATTGCCATGTTGTTGGCAGGCGGCGAAGGCCGTCGGCTCGGCGTATTGACCAAGGACCTAGCGAAGCCCGCCGTGCACTTTGGCGGGAAGTACAGAATCATCGACTTTACGCTCAGCAACTGCGTGAATTCAGGGATCGATACGGTGGGCGTCCTGACCCAATACCAACCGCTCGTGCTCAATCAATATCTCGGCATCGGCAGCCCTTGGGGACTCGACCGCAGGGGCGGCGGCATGCACGTTCTGCCGCCATACGTCCGCTCCAAGGGCGGCACGTGGTACAAGGGCACCGCAAACGCCATCTACCAGAACATGGGCTTTATCGAAGGCTACGACCCCGAGTACGTCCTTATTATTTCCGGCGATCATATTTATAAAATGGATTATGACGAGCTGCTCGAGTCCCACAAGCGCAATCGCGCCGACGCCACGATCGCTGTCATTACCGTGCCGTGGGCCGAAGCCAGCCGTTTCGGCATCCTGAGCGTGGACGAAGACGACCGGGTCGTCGAATTCGCGGAAAAACCGAAGAAGCCCAATAGCAACCTGGCGTCGATGGGCGTCTACATTTTCTCGTGGAAGGTGCTGAAGGAAGCGCTGATCCGCGACGAAGCGACGCAGGGCTCCTCCAACGACTTCGGCAAGGATATCATTCCGACGCTGCTTCAGGACGGCGCGCGCCTGTTCACCCACAGGTTCGACGGCTACTGGAAGGACGTAGGTACAATCGATTCCCTCTGGGAGGCCAATATGGACCTGCTGGAGGACGAACCGGCGCTCAACCTCAACGACCGTTCCTGGCGCATCTATTCGGTCAATCCGAACATGCCGGCCCACTATTTGTCGCCTTCTTCGAGCGTCCAGAGCTCGCTCATCAACGAGGGCTGCGTCGTCGAAGGGACGATCAACCGTTCCGTGCTCTTCCAGTGCGTCACGGTGGGAGAAGGCAGCTTCATCGAGGACTCGGTCATCATGCCGAACGCGAAGATCGGTAAAAACGTGCGGATCGTGCGCGCGATCGTCGGCGACGGGGCAATCGTCGGAGACGGCTGCGTCGTCGGCAGCGTGGATGCGGCGGAGATTGCCGTCGTCGGCAGCGGCGACCGCATCGAAGTCGAAGCTGAACTCGAGGAGGCGAAGTCCTAA
- the glgD gene encoding glucose-1-phosphate adenylyltransferase subunit GlgD, which translates to MKLPLMGVINLIHETEDMGPLTSARCLATVPFGARYRLIDFVLSSMVNSGMNKVAVFAHTKYRSLMDHLGSGSNWDLHSKQSGLFVLPPSMEDQSDFGKGDLYQFYRHRDYFVRSPLDYVVVARSHMVCNIDFAKVLEQHRERGSDITVVCKEWPDAVTGLTRKAKLDSDGRIVDMQDHFGRLASDVVSMEMYVLRKELLLDLVDTSLAQGKDHFVRHAVMPRLGELKVDAYMHEGFLGVVNNIPSYYKHSLELLDPKVWNELFFEPGPIFTKVKDEPPTRYRAGSSVTGSLVANGCDIEGRVEGSILFRGVKVHKGAVVRNSIVMQNGVIGEHGLLSNCILDKEVEIRSDQQLMGASDLPYIALKRKII; encoded by the coding sequence ATGAAACTGCCGCTTATGGGCGTCATCAACCTGATTCACGAGACGGAGGACATGGGCCCGCTCACGAGCGCCCGCTGCCTCGCCACGGTGCCGTTCGGCGCCCGCTACCGCTTGATCGACTTCGTCTTGTCCTCGATGGTGAATTCGGGCATGAACAAAGTCGCCGTATTCGCCCATACCAAGTACCGCTCGCTGATGGACCACCTGGGCTCTGGCAGCAACTGGGACCTTCACAGCAAACAAAGCGGCCTGTTCGTTCTGCCTCCGTCGATGGAGGATCAGTCCGACTTCGGAAAAGGCGACCTTTATCAGTTCTATCGGCACCGGGATTATTTCGTCCGCAGTCCGCTTGATTACGTCGTCGTCGCCCGCAGCCATATGGTGTGCAACATCGACTTCGCCAAGGTGCTCGAGCAGCACCGCGAGCGCGGCTCCGACATTACGGTCGTGTGCAAGGAATGGCCGGATGCGGTGACGGGGCTGACGCGCAAGGCGAAGCTGGATTCGGACGGCCGGATCGTCGACATGCAGGATCACTTCGGCAGGCTCGCGAGCGACGTCGTGTCGATGGAGATGTACGTCCTTCGCAAAGAGCTGCTCCTCGATCTGGTCGATACCTCCCTTGCGCAAGGCAAAGACCACTTCGTCCGGCACGCCGTCATGCCGAGACTCGGCGAGCTCAAGGTGGACGCTTACATGCACGAAGGTTTCCTTGGGGTCGTAAACAACATCCCTTCCTACTACAAGCATAGCCTCGAGCTGCTGGATCCCAAGGTATGGAACGAGCTGTTCTTCGAACCGGGTCCGATCTTCACCAAGGTGAAGGACGAACCGCCTACGCGATATCGCGCCGGCTCCTCGGTGACCGGATCGCTCGTCGCGAACGGCTGCGATATCGAAGGCCGCGTGGAAGGCAGCATCCTGTTCCGCGGCGTCAAGGTGCACAAGGGCGCGGTCGTGCGCAATTCGATCGTCATGCAGAACGGCGTTATCGGCGAGCATGGATTGCTGTCCAACTGCATTTTGGACAAAGAAGTGGAGATCCGCAGCGACCAGCAGCTGATGGGGGCTTCCGATCTTCCATACATCGCGCTGAAGCGCAAAATTATATAA
- the glgA gene encoding glycogen synthase GlgA, translated as MNVWFVASEGVPLVKTGGLADVIGALPKALGGRGIDVTVVLPKYGSIPDSYLENAVFKGYYYITMGWRREYCGLFEVVADGVRFLLIDNEFYFKRESPYGYGDDAERFVFFSFAAVEAMLREETLPDVVHCHDWQTGLVPFLLRTRYAYEPAVQRVRTVFTIHNLQYQGVFSRELLQDLLSVGDDAFTGDSLEFYGAASCMKAGLRFSDKLTTVSPTYALEIQTAEYGEKLDGVLRERSGDLVGILNGIDTQSYDSMSDRALHVRYRDSLAKKRQNKPALQRELGLAEVADAPLIGVVSRMVGQKGFDLILDSLPALMDEGAQVAVLGSGDTHFEHLLAEAIRRYPGQLAVWFGFNEGLARRIYASSDMFLMPSRFEPCGLSQLISLRYRTVPIVRETGGLKDTVEPFNEFAGTGTGFTFGPASAHDLIYTVRRALRFYREEPEAWKRLVNNGAKRDYGWGSSAKQYELLYRELVK; from the coding sequence ATGAACGTTTGGTTTGTGGCGTCGGAAGGCGTCCCTCTCGTCAAGACGGGAGGGCTCGCCGACGTCATCGGGGCTCTGCCCAAGGCGCTCGGCGGACGCGGCATCGACGTGACCGTCGTTCTGCCCAAATACGGGAGCATACCCGATTCTTATTTGGAAAATGCTGTTTTCAAAGGCTATTACTATATCACGATGGGATGGCGCAGGGAGTATTGCGGCCTGTTCGAGGTCGTGGCGGACGGCGTGCGCTTTCTGCTGATCGACAACGAGTTCTACTTCAAGCGCGAGTCGCCCTACGGCTACGGAGACGATGCGGAGCGCTTCGTATTTTTCAGCTTCGCCGCCGTGGAGGCGATGCTGCGCGAGGAGACGCTGCCCGACGTCGTGCATTGTCACGATTGGCAGACGGGCCTCGTGCCGTTTCTGCTGCGCACCAGGTATGCCTACGAGCCGGCCGTGCAGCGCGTACGGACGGTCTTTACGATTCACAATTTGCAATATCAGGGCGTATTCTCGCGCGAGCTGCTGCAGGACCTGCTCTCCGTAGGTGACGATGCTTTTACGGGCGACAGCCTTGAATTCTACGGCGCGGCGAGCTGCATGAAGGCGGGGCTGCGCTTCTCGGACAAGCTGACGACGGTCAGCCCCACTTACGCGCTTGAGATTCAGACGGCCGAGTACGGGGAAAAGCTGGATGGCGTGCTGCGCGAGCGCTCCGGCGATCTCGTCGGCATCCTGAACGGGATCGATACGCAGTCGTACGATTCCATGAGCGATCGGGCGCTGCATGTGCGTTACCGGGATTCGCTGGCCAAAAAGAGGCAGAACAAGCCGGCGCTGCAGCGGGAGCTCGGTCTTGCCGAGGTCGCCGACGCTCCGCTCATCGGCGTCGTTTCCCGCATGGTGGGACAGAAAGGCTTCGATTTGATTTTGGACAGTCTTCCCGCCCTGATGGACGAAGGCGCGCAGGTTGCCGTGCTCGGTTCGGGCGATACGCACTTCGAGCATCTGCTCGCCGAGGCCATTCGCCGGTATCCGGGACAGCTCGCGGTGTGGTTCGGCTTCAACGAAGGGCTTGCGAGGCGGATCTACGCATCGTCGGATATGTTCCTGATGCCTTCGCGATTCGAGCCCTGCGGCCTCAGCCAGCTCATCTCGCTGCGGTATCGGACCGTGCCGATCGTGCGGGAGACGGGCGGCCTCAAGGACACGGTCGAGCCTTTCAACGAGTTCGCAGGCACCGGCACGGGCTTTACCTTCGGTCCTGCCAGCGCGCACGATCTGATCTATACCGTGCGTCGCGCGCTCCGTTTTTACCGGGAGGAACCCGAAGCCTGGAAGCGCCTCGTGAATAATGGCGCGAAGCGGGACTATGGCTGGGGTAGCTCGGCCAAGCAGTACGAACTACTATATAGAGAGCTCGTTAAATAG
- a CDS encoding glycoside hydrolase family 15 protein has product MARHLVIGNGKMLINLDDHCFIRDLYFPFVGQLNHIGGQQCRFGVWCNGSFVWLDDPSWRIELGYIENSLVTNVVARHDGLGLELYVNDGIHQRESIYMKRVVVRNLTEEPKDVRVFFHQDLMIDGNEVGDTAAYYPMNRTVFHYKRSSYFMFNGRSQTGGIYQFTTGIKRFHSAEGTWRDAEDGELMGNAIAQGSVDSTISFRLELPANAESSLYYWMSVGSDLEEVKRLDQYVLESHPEKLLSRIVIYWNHWLTKVGSQYHFGDLPPEVVRLFKHSLLIVRTQIDERGAILAANDTDILQYNRDHYSYMWPRDGALIADAMSLAGYHGTIAPFFHFCNDALAPEGYLYHKYNPDGTVGSSWHPYVVHGLPRLPIQEDETALVLFALWKDYERHGEIELPQSLYPSLVRKAASFLCDYIEPSLGLPLPSYDLWEERYGIWTYTSASVYGGLMGAAYFADLFGDYERSDRYRNVAERIKLGMLTHLWDEDAGRFARGLALRDGKWEKDMTIESSVFGLFEFGVLPASDDRVVRTMQAIQQGLSIKTDIGGIARYTNDYYFQQSDDLERVPGNPWIICTLWVAYFQIETATSLADLEAPRITLEKIVHSTLQGGNMPEQIHPTQGTPLSVAPLTWSHATYIKTVCLYVRKHEELAAGARSAV; this is encoded by the coding sequence ATGGCCCGACATCTCGTGATCGGCAACGGCAAGATGCTCATCAATCTGGACGATCATTGCTTCATCCGCGATCTTTATTTCCCGTTCGTCGGCCAGCTCAACCATATCGGCGGGCAGCAATGCCGGTTCGGCGTCTGGTGCAACGGCTCCTTCGTCTGGCTCGACGATCCTTCCTGGCGGATCGAGCTCGGTTACATCGAAAATTCGCTCGTCACGAACGTGGTGGCCAGACATGACGGACTCGGTCTCGAGCTATACGTCAACGACGGAATCCACCAGCGGGAGAGCATCTATATGAAACGGGTTGTCGTTCGCAATCTGACGGAGGAGCCGAAGGACGTGCGCGTGTTCTTCCATCAGGACCTGATGATCGACGGCAACGAGGTCGGCGACACGGCGGCGTATTATCCCATGAATCGCACCGTGTTCCATTACAAGCGTTCCTCCTATTTCATGTTTAACGGACGTTCGCAGACAGGCGGTATCTACCAGTTCACGACCGGCATCAAGCGGTTCCACTCGGCCGAAGGCACATGGCGCGATGCCGAGGACGGCGAGCTTATGGGCAATGCGATCGCCCAAGGCTCGGTAGACAGTACGATCAGCTTCAGGCTGGAGCTGCCGGCGAACGCCGAGAGCTCGCTGTATTACTGGATGTCCGTCGGCAGCGACCTAGAGGAGGTCAAACGGCTCGACCAGTACGTGCTGGAGAGCCATCCGGAAAAATTGCTGAGCCGCATCGTCATCTATTGGAATCACTGGCTGACGAAGGTCGGGTCGCAATATCATTTCGGCGATCTGCCGCCGGAGGTCGTGCGGCTGTTCAAGCACAGCCTGCTCATCGTGCGAACGCAGATCGACGAGCGCGGCGCCATCCTGGCCGCCAACGACACGGATATACTGCAATACAACCGGGATCACTACAGCTACATGTGGCCGCGCGACGGCGCACTCATCGCGGACGCCATGTCGCTGGCCGGTTACCACGGGACGATCGCGCCGTTCTTCCATTTTTGCAACGACGCGCTGGCGCCGGAAGGCTATTTGTACCACAAGTACAATCCGGACGGCACCGTCGGCTCGAGCTGGCATCCGTACGTCGTGCACGGACTGCCCCGCTTGCCGATCCAGGAGGACGAGACGGCGCTCGTGCTGTTCGCACTCTGGAAGGATTACGAGCGCCACGGCGAGATCGAGCTGCCCCAATCGCTCTATCCGAGCCTCGTGCGCAAGGCGGCCTCCTTCTTATGCGACTATATCGAGCCTTCGCTCGGCCTGCCGCTCCCCAGCTATGATCTATGGGAGGAACGGTATGGGATCTGGACGTACACCTCGGCGTCGGTATACGGCGGCCTGATGGGGGCTGCGTACTTTGCGGACCTTTTCGGCGATTATGAGCGCAGCGACCGCTATCGCAATGTGGCCGAGCGGATCAAGCTCGGCATGCTGACGCATCTGTGGGATGAAGACGCTGGCCGCTTCGCTCGCGGTCTCGCGCTGCGGGACGGCAAGTGGGAGAAGGACATGACGATCGAGAGCAGCGTGTTCGGCCTGTTCGAATTCGGCGTGCTGCCGGCGAGCGACGATCGCGTCGTCCGTACGATGCAGGCGATTCAGCAGGGTCTGTCGATCAAGACCGATATCGGCGGCATTGCCCGGTACACGAACGATTATTACTTTCAGCAGTCCGACGATCTCGAGCGCGTGCCCGGCAATCCCTGGATTATCTGCACGCTGTGGGTAGCGTATTTCCAGATCGAGACGGCGACCAGTCTGGCCGATCTCGAAGCGCCGCGGATCACGCTCGAGAAAATCGTCCATTCGACGCTGCAGGGCGGCAACATGCCGGAGCAGATCCATCCGACGCAAGGTACGCCGCTCTCGGTAGCCCCGCTCACCTGGTCGCATGCAACCTATATCAAGACCGTTTGCCTCTACGTTCGCAAGCACGAGGAGCTTGCCGCCGGCGCGCGCAGCGCGGTTTAA
- a CDS encoding DUF1361 domain-containing protein has protein sequence MSRHQPSSAAEPLVTPAFLILCFTSLLCLSMLVVRQAQVGDSRYGFLLWNLFLAWLPLLVSMAAAGADRMLTRMPAVRGAILLILGIGWLLLYPNAPYLTTDLIHLIMNPTYSWLQSTESLILWYDLIVFFLFAWCGLLLGYLSMRQFHLLVSRYLGATAGWVFILAVSFLGGFGVYLGRVIRLNSWDVVFSPFRLANSVLGGINSNGAILTILFGVMILIVYLSLYGLGVQRVPGQGGVARDGAGRLS, from the coding sequence ATGAGCCGCCATCAACCGAGCTCCGCAGCCGAGCCGCTCGTCACGCCGGCTTTTTTAATTCTTTGTTTTACGTCGCTGCTGTGCCTGTCCATGCTCGTCGTCAGACAAGCGCAGGTCGGCGACAGCCGTTACGGATTTCTTCTTTGGAATCTGTTCCTGGCCTGGCTTCCGCTCCTCGTCTCGATGGCGGCCGCCGGTGCGGATCGCATGCTGACGCGTATGCCGGCCGTTCGCGGCGCGATCCTGCTGATTCTTGGGATCGGCTGGCTGCTGCTCTATCCGAATGCCCCATACTTGACGACCGACTTGATCCACCTCATTATGAATCCGACGTACAGCTGGCTGCAGTCCACCGAATCGCTGATCCTTTGGTACGATTTGATCGTCTTTTTCCTTTTCGCCTGGTGCGGCTTGCTGCTCGGCTACTTGTCGATGCGCCAATTCCATCTTCTGGTCTCGCGGTATCTCGGAGCCACGGCAGGCTGGGTGTTTATTTTGGCCGTCTCGTTTCTGGGAGGCTTTGGCGTCTATTTGGGCAGAGTTATCCGTCTGAACAGCTGGGATGTCGTTTTCAGTCCGTTCAGGCTGGCGAACAGCGTTTTGGGCGGCATCAATTCGAACGGCGCGATTTTGACGATTTTGTTCGGCGTGATGATCCTGATCGTCTATTTGTCGCTTTACGGTCTCGGCGTCCAGCGCGTGCCCGGTCAAGGCGGCGTTGCCCGGGACGGGGCCGGCAGGTTATCATAG
- a CDS encoding zinc-ribbon domain-containing protein, with translation MSFFKKLTETVSKGVSTATEKAQQTVEITKLHSQIAGKRKEIERQYNEIGEAVYKAYLAGDLSKAENDVIPACQVIADKGRDIDTLEDRIRELRNEKECECGQRVPFQTRFCPACGKPFPEPAPAAETPVEGELSVLSEDAKPERAAEAIEVYPEDESADDAWAASRGVPDAEPIVHEPQPPAKPLVQICTACGAEMPEEARFCQDCGNPMYP, from the coding sequence ATGAGTTTCTTCAAAAAGTTAACGGAGACAGTCAGCAAAGGGGTCAGCACCGCCACGGAAAAGGCCCAACAGACCGTAGAGATCACCAAGCTTCATTCGCAAATCGCGGGCAAGCGCAAGGAGATCGAGCGTCAATATAACGAAATCGGAGAAGCTGTCTACAAGGCTTATCTCGCCGGCGATTTATCCAAAGCCGAGAACGATGTCATTCCGGCCTGCCAGGTCATTGCGGACAAAGGCCGCGATATAGACACCTTGGAGGATCGCATCCGCGAGCTGCGCAACGAAAAGGAGTGCGAATGCGGACAGCGCGTCCCGTTCCAGACTCGCTTCTGCCCGGCTTGCGGCAAGCCGTTCCCTGAGCCGGCGCCGGCTGCCGAGACGCCTGTCGAAGGCGAACTGTCGGTATTGTCCGAAGACGCCAAGCCGGAGCGGGCTGCAGAGGCGATCGAAGTCTATCCGGAGGACGAGTCTGCGGATGATGCCTGGGCGGCCAGTCGCGGCGTTCCGGATGCGGAGCCGATCGTGCACGAGCCTCAGCCTCCTGCCAAGCCGCTCGTTCAAATTTGCACCGCCTGCGGGGCGGAAATGCCGGAGGAAGCGAGATTTTGCCAGGATTGCGGCAATCCGATGTATCCTTAA
- a CDS encoding PucR family transcriptional regulator, protein MSRNDANPESRSKRMSFPITGPKDELSAKLADERTAPDRQYADEYSHLAELNSSLARVSRLLLNGGSLEQALDAMEESLGNPIAVFRSRDGEWRSGGLEATAAAQVAAFVGREAGTADASGFIGTGNGRRAYVHWIARRGDNPSAIALFEQDRSIAALDLQILARLSAFFDLEMANIDAVREVEGKYLELFLQDWLAGKIVSERDWTVRAEVCGCEIKRAGRLYAALVGLPEAGGEAGDAKLAELSRLLRTGRRMPGRELLAAVYGGDLVLILSEKEEEGPESAETTTEAKLLELLGELRAELGAPAMRLFAGRPVAKPELLPASLSQAKRAKQVAEVCGLAGDVVPYDDLGVYALLYLIPGGEEREQFLRRYMAPLQQADRKGGGRLAETLEMFFRCNGNIKLTSERLYAHYNTIVYRLDKIQSILGVSLDDPEDRLQLQLSLKLGQLSPGSY, encoded by the coding sequence ATGTCCCGTAATGACGCCAATCCCGAGAGCAGATCGAAGCGCATGAGCTTTCCGATCACGGGCCCGAAGGATGAGCTTTCGGCGAAGCTGGCGGATGAGCGTACGGCGCCTGATCGGCAGTATGCTGACGAATACAGTCATTTGGCCGAGCTGAATTCGTCGCTGGCTCGGGTATCCCGTTTGCTTCTGAATGGCGGCAGCTTGGAACAGGCACTGGACGCGATGGAGGAATCGCTCGGCAATCCGATCGCGGTCTTCAGGAGCAGAGACGGCGAGTGGCGTTCCGGCGGACTCGAAGCGACGGCGGCGGCGCAAGTCGCCGCTTTTGTCGGGCGTGAAGCCGGGACCGCCGATGCATCCGGTTTTATCGGCACGGGGAACGGCAGAAGAGCATACGTGCACTGGATCGCGCGTCGCGGAGACAATCCGTCCGCCATCGCGCTGTTCGAGCAGGATCGTTCGATCGCCGCTTTGGACTTACAGATTTTAGCGCGCTTGTCTGCGTTCTTTGATTTAGAGATGGCTAATATCGACGCGGTCCGGGAGGTCGAAGGGAAATATCTTGAGCTATTCCTTCAGGATTGGCTCGCGGGCAAGATCGTCTCCGAACGGGACTGGACGGTGCGGGCGGAGGTATGCGGCTGCGAGATCAAGCGCGCAGGCCGGCTATATGCAGCCCTGGTCGGGCTCCCGGAAGCGGGCGGCGAAGCGGGTGACGCCAAGCTCGCGGAGCTGTCGCGTCTGCTTAGAACGGGAAGACGTATGCCCGGGCGAGAGCTGCTTGCAGCCGTCTATGGCGGCGATCTCGTGCTGATCCTGTCGGAGAAAGAGGAAGAGGGACCGGAATCGGCCGAAACGACGACGGAAGCGAAGTTGCTGGAGCTGCTTGGCGAGCTTCGCGCAGAGCTCGGGGCGCCGGCGATGCGGTTGTTCGCCGGACGCCCGGTCGCGAAGCCGGAGCTGCTGCCGGCCAGTCTGTCGCAAGCCAAAAGGGCGAAGCAGGTCGCCGAGGTGTGCGGGCTGGCGGGAGACGTCGTGCCCTACGATGATCTAGGCGTGTACGCGCTGCTGTATTTAATTCCGGGCGGCGAGGAACGCGAGCAATTTTTGCGCCGTTATATGGCTCCGCTGCAGCAGGCTGACCGCAAAGGAGGCGGCCGGCTTGCGGAGACGCTTGAAATGTTTTTCCGATGCAACGGCAATATCAAGCTGACCTCCGAGCGGCTGTATGCGCATTACAACACGATCGTCTACCGTCTGGACAAAATCCAGAGCATTCTCGGCGTATCTCTCGACGATCCCGAAGACAGGCTCCAGCTTCAGCTGTCGCTGAAGCTCGGCCAGCTCTCGCCCGGCAGCTACTGA
- a CDS encoding sporulation protein YjcZ has translation MGYGVAGAGCGYGGGAMAGAAFALVLYVLLVIILKAGIF, from the coding sequence ATGGGATACGGAGTAGCAGGCGCAGGTTGCGGATACGGCGGCGGCGCCATGGCTGGTGCAGCGTTCGCGCTGGTACTGTATGTGCTTCTCGTCATCATCCTCAAAGCCGGCATTTTCTAA